Within Legionella birminghamensis, the genomic segment ATCGGCGCTGTAACAAAGCATGCCGCCAGCACCCTGGATAATGGGTTCAACAATAATCGCGCAGGCAGTGGATTTTAATGTTTCAAGTGTATCCTGTGTCTCATTCCAGTAAGTATTGCTGTCAAGCCAGAGAGGGTCTGAGGTATCCCGGACATAAGGGATGGTTTGAAGAAAATGGCAGCGTGGTCCAAAACCTTCATAAGGTTGTTTATATATTCCAAGATCACTGACGCCAAGTGTCCCTAGGGTTTCACCATGATAGGCATTTTTTAAGGCAATAAAATCTCTTTTTTTTGTATCTCCTTTTAATTGGCAGGCATGCAATGCCAGTTTAAGGGCGATTTCTACCGCCGAGCTGCCGTCGCTGGCAAAAAATGAATGCTGTTTTCCGCTTAGAAGGGCTAATTGTTCTCCCAGTTCGGCGAGTGCCGGGTGAGTTGTATTAGCAGCTATAACTTGTTCGAACCGTTCCATTTGCTTTTTGATAGCATCCTGAATGGCAGGATGGCCATGGCCTAATGATTTACACCACCAACTGGAAATGGCATCAATCAATATGCCCTGATCCGTATAGAGGTAACTTCCCTTCGCTTTATTGACAATTAACGGCGGGGAGAGTTCAAAATCTTTCATTTGCATGCAGGGATGCCAGATATGTCGTAAGTCTTTATCAATACAATCTGTGTTAACCATGTTAAAGATGCAGGTTGACAACCAAGGCAAACACTTTATCATGCTGCGGATAATAATAAT encodes:
- the bioA gene encoding adenosylmethionine--8-amino-7-oxononanoate transaminase, with protein sequence MVNTDCIDKDLRHIWHPCMQMKDFELSPPLIVNKAKGSYLYTDQGILIDAISSWWCKSLGHGHPAIQDAIKKQMERFEQVIAANTTHPALAELGEQLALLSGKQHSFFASDGSSAVEIALKLALHACQLKGDTKKRDFIALKNAYHGETLGTLGVSDLGIYKQPYEGFGPRCHFLQTIPYVRDTSDPLWLDSNTYWNETQDTLETLKSTACAIIVEPIIQGAGGMLCYSADFLSKLAAWAKENEIFLIVDEIMTGMCRSGEWFAFQHANIEPDMICLSKGLTAGAIPLSCVLIDHAIYQLFYQDYNKGNSFLHSHTHSANALGVSAALATIDTMRHEDMAAQARKLGNLMYALLRDIAAATGKLANVRSIGAMAAADLVPGSTHERPGFYFYQQALTQGALMRPLDNALYWLPPLNSDEETIVKLAEITLNSIHALYR